The Methanolobus sp. WCC4 genome includes the window TCATAGTATCATCTTCAGGATCATATTACTTATTAATATTTATTGTATACTCAGGTCCACAAGTTCATATTCGAGGTCTTCAGCCTCAAGCCTGCTCAGGATCGTGGGGACTTCCTCATCAATGGCGAGCACCAGTGAGGAAACTCCGTGATATGCTGCCTCGATCACTGATTCCTTTGCACCGAACATCACGTCCGGTTCACGTCCTATCCTTCTCAGGGCAATGAGGGATTCAACACCTACTATTGCAACATAGTTCTTTGAACTTGCAAGGGCTCTCAAACGCTCAACGTCAATATTGTGTGAACCACCGCGTTCGACCCTTGGTATCTTGCAGATAGTTATACTTGCGTTCTCAAGGTCTATAAGTCCCATGAGATCAGTAACACCTACATCTTCGCCTTCCTTTGCACTTGATATTGTCGTTCCGGTGGCGTTCGTAACGTCTGTGGTGCTGACGTAAAGAAGGCCATTATCCATTTTCAGGTAGACCTCTTTACCTTCCTCAAGATCTT containing:
- a CDS encoding MarR family transcriptional regulator; the protein is MIELLHSKSGITKFQILIEVAAHQPNVRQKEIAEKIGVTPQAVSEYIKELVSEGHIYSEGRVRYRITKQGVEWVLENAADMKRYARYVMSDIISHVSTWTAIAREDLEEGKEVYLKMDNGLLYVSTTDVTNATGTTISSAKEGEDVGVTDLMGLIDLENASITICKIPRVERGGSHNIDVERLRALASSKNYVAIVGVESLIALRRIGREPDVMFGAKESVIEAAYHGVSSLVLAIDEEVPTILSRLEAEDLEYELVDLSIQ